One Gadus morhua chromosome 23, gadMor3.0, whole genome shotgun sequence DNA segment encodes these proteins:
- the LOC115537605 gene encoding coagulation factor XIII A chain — MSDQSYTGRYNKRFATSNLGHLEDDEPKFVAFDDDDEDDEDTGATADPRAYGDPLDVYSVDMLVAQNNQNHYTGSFKAPAGQPMPLVVRRGEPFKMRITFSRLIGPDDFQIEFRIGSGNVMMVNFGTRDRGSSWSGRIEDSSTPDCLVTVTPSADAIVGKFRTYVGVLGSGGINYTRGDNTDFYLLFNPWCPADTVFLANPAEREEYILNEYGLICLGTAGAYSMRPWLYAQFDEGILDTCIEILDRCRMRISDRGNAIKVTRQASEIINAQDNDNGVLEGNWGKTFPAGTSPLKWTGSNAILKQYIQTGVTVRYGQCWVFAAVLNTFFRCMGLPSRVISNFNSAHDNDGNVKTDLLYKPGGTPHPRTRDSIWNFHCWNEVWMTRPDLPAGLGGWQCVDSTPQENSDGYYRCGPASVAAVKEGHVYYPYDTPFVFAEVNSDVIHKTVDKYGGEKVFLVEKDRVGLALLTKAVGSNAIDNITHTYKHPEGSALDEQAMNEAESHGLSRDHSETGAAVLVLTINTEQSVLKGDDVDLELVFTNQGDAAAVFTGSLKGSVIFYTGVAYSSFYKQRFQVTISPGGVETRMVKVSGDQYMRYLGNQSSLLFTLTGKSGGASLSARTVVTLATQTLLFKIGGIAEYGQGMSVEVSFANPYGYKLTNVGIGMEGSGLFSYQSNNIGSVEAYGTMTWKVYFKPWSTGTRYIIALMNCEELPEVWGMDSIYINPPRMAGA; from the exons ATGTCAGATCAATCCTACACTGGCCGCTACAATAAGAGG TTCGCCACCTCCAACCTGGGACATCTGGAGGACGATGAGCCCAAGTTCGTAGCGTtcgatgatgacgatgaagatGACGAAGACACCGGCGCCACGGCTGACCCCAGGGCTTATGGAG ATCCTCTGGATGTGTACAGCGTTGACATGCTGGTAGCCCAGAACAACCAGAACCACTACACAGGCAGCTTCAAGGCGCCTGCGGGCCAGCCCATGCCGCTGGTGGTGCGCCGCGGAGAGCCCTTCAAGATGCGCATCACTTTCAGCCGCCTCATTGGGCCAGACGACTTCCAGATCGAGTTCAGAATCG GCTCGGGGAATGTAATGATGGTGAACTTCGGGACCCGTGACCGCGGCTCGTCCTGGTCCGGCCGGATCGAGGACTCCTCCACCCCGGACTGCTTGGTGACGGTGACGCCGTCCGCCGACGCCATCGTGGGGAAGTTCCGCACCTACGTGGGCGTCCTGGGGTCGGGCGGCATCAACTACACCAGGGGCGACAACACCGACTTCTACCTGCTGTTCAATCCCTGGTGCCCAG cggatACTGTGTTCTTGGCGAATCccgcagagagggaggagtacATCCTGAATGAATACGGTTTAATCTGCTTGGGAACAGCGGGAGCCTACAGTATGAGGCCCTGGCTCTACGCACAG TTTGACGAGGGGATTTTGGACACCTGTATCGAGATCCTGGATCGATGCCGAATGCGCATCAGTGATCGGGGCAACGCCATCAAAGTGACCCGGCAGGCATCGGAGATA ATCAACGCCCAGGACAACGATAACGGGGTCCTGGAGGGGAACTGGGGCAAGACATTCCCCGCAGGCACGTCCCCGCTGAAGTGGACGGGCAGCAACGCCATCCTGAAGCAGTACATCCAGACAGGGGTGACTGTGAGATACGGCCAGTGCTGGGTGTTTGCTGCAGTCCTCAACACCT TTTTTCGTTGCATGGGCCTGCCGTCCAGGGTCATCAGCAACTTCAACTCTGCCCACGACAACGACGGCAACGTCAAAACTGATCTGCTCTACAAACCCGGTGGCACCCCGCACCCCCGCACCAGGGACTCCATCTG GAACTTCCACTGTTGGAACGAGGTCTGGATGACCCGGCCAGACCTGCCTGCTGGCCTCGGGGGCTGGCAGTGTGTGGACTCCACACCCCAGGAGAACAGCGACG gGTATTACCGCTGCGGCCCTGCATCGGTTGCTGCTGTGAAGGAGGGTCACGTGTACTACCCATACGACACCCCCTTTGTCTTTGCAGAG GTGAATAGTGATGTGATCCACAAAACCGTGGACAAGTACGGTGGTGAGAAAGTCTTCCTTGTGGAGAAAGACCGTGTGGGCCTTGCCCTTCTTACCAAGGCTGTGGGCTCCAACGCCATCGACAACATCACCCACACCTACAAGCACCCTGAgg GTTCCGCTCTTGACGAGCAGGCCATGAATGAGGCTGAGAGCCACGGCCTGAGTCGGGACCACTCTGAGACTGGGGCGGCCGTCCTCGTCCTCACCATAAATACTGAACAG TCGGTGCTGAAGGGTGATGACGTGGACCTGGAGCTTGTGTTCACCAACCAGGGAGACGCGGCTGCAGTGTTCACCGGCTCTCTGAAGGGCTCAGTGATCTTCTACACTGGGGTTGCGTACAGCAGCTTCTACAAGCAGCGCTTTCAGGTCACGATTTCCCCGGGGGGAG TGGAGACCAGGATGGTGAAGGTCTCCGGAGACCAATACATGCGTTACCTTGGAAACCAGAGCTCCCTGCTGTTCACACTGACGGGAAAGTCCGGGGGTGCCTCACTGAGTGCCAGAACAGTCGTCACACTGGCGACCCAGACACTGCTATTcaaa attggtggGATCGCAGAGTATGGCCAAGGAATGTCTGTGGAGGTTTCCTTTGCCAACCCCTACGGCTACAAACTGACCAACGTGGGCATCGGCATGGAGGGGAGCGGACTCTTCAGCTACCAGAGCAACAACATtgg ttCCGTCGAGGCCTATGGTACTATGACCTGGAAAGTGTATTTCAAGCCTTGGAGTACTGGAACAAGATACATCATCGCTCTCATGAACTGCGAGGAGCTCCCAgag GTGTGGGGCATGGACTCCATCTACATCAATCCCCCCCGCATGGCAGGAGCCTAG